A region from the Linepithema humile isolate Giens D197 chromosome 1, Lhum_UNIL_v1.0, whole genome shotgun sequence genome encodes:
- the LOC105671990 gene encoding cytochrome P450 CYP12A2-like isoform X1, producing MMRARFLIREINGSHSPWEMLRRARSIATPIEHGETNATNDLQNARSVNDIPGPKALPVLGNWFRFIPYIGEYGNANMITRLRMLREQYGNIVKLDGLLNSRSTVFLFSPELCEKMYRNEGTWPLRQSMECMHYYRTSRKDIYGEMYGLPTSQGKIWHNFRSKVNPYMMQPRMVQAHIAPISKVTSDFVERMRTLKDPKTLELPDNFLNELYKWALESICLIAMNCRLGCLRPNLTADSEPQIMINCVHDMFDLIYRLEILPSLWKVYNTRNLRKFFRVMDTFNEIIGKHIERAETKLRETTDGTDLQDHSVLEKLLRIDKQTAHIMALDMLTGGVDTTGNMAAGLLYYLATNPEKQEKLREEVMSVLPDKTSPVTHNVLSQTKYAKACIKESLRLFPVAIGTLRTVPTDVCLGGYKIPKGYDVLLVHELLTLEPTQFPRPEEYIPERWLRGNTKFPSAKEAHPFSYMPFGFGPRTCIGRRFSEMEVETLVLTVIRNFRIEWHHGPFEYESRFINTVSTPMRLKLVDL from the exons ATGATGCGTGCCAGATTTCTCATTCGCGAGATCAATGGATCGCACTCGCCATGGGAGATGCTACGTCGCGCGAGGTCGATCGCGACTCCGATCGAACACGGCGAAACCAACGCGACCAACGATTTGCAAAACGCGCGATCGGTCAACGATATTCCCGGCCCGAAAGCGTTGCCTGTGCTTGGCAATTGGTTCAGATTCATACCGTATATAG GTGAATATGGCAATGCGAATATGATAACGCGATTGCGGATGCTGCGTGAACAGTATGGCAATATCGTTAAATTGGACGGCTTATTGAATTCCCGATCAACCGTCTTTCTATTCTCCCCGGAACTATGCGAAAAGATGTATCGGAACGAAGGCACGTGGCCACTACGACAGAGCATGGAATGCATGCATTACTATCGCACCAGCAGGAAGGATATCTACGGCGAAATGTACGGACTTCCAACAAG CCAGGGTAAAATATGGCACAACTTTCGCTCCAAAGTCAATCCGTACATGATGCAACCGCGAATGGTTCAAGCGCACATCGCACCGATCAGCAAAGTGACCAGCGACTTCGTGGAAAGGATGCGTACATTGAAGGACCCCAAGACGCTAGAATTGCCGGATAATTTCCTGAACGAATTATACAAGTGGGCCTTGGAAT CAATATGTTTGATCGCGATGAATTGCCGACTGGGGTGCCTAAGGCCTAATCTAACCGCGGACTCGGAACcgcaaataatgattaattgcGTGCACGACATGTTCGATCTCATATACCGTTTGGAGATCCTACCGTCTCTGTGGAAGGTGTACAATACGCGGAATCTCAGGAAGTTCTTCCGTGTGATGGATACGTTTAATGA AATCATCGGTAAACACATCGAGCGCGCCGAGACGAAGCTACGTGAAACAACGGACGGCACGGACCTGCAGGACCACAGTGTATTGGAAAAGCTCTTGCGTATCGACAAGCAAACGGCTCACATAATGGCGCTAGATATGCTAACGGGAGGTGTTGATACG ACCGGTAACATGGCCGCCGGCTTATTGTATTACCTCGCAACTAATCCAGAGAAACAGGAAAAACTGCGAGAGGAAGTGATGTCCGTGTTGCCGGACAAAACGTCGCCTGTTACGCATAATGTCTTAAGTCAGACGAAATACGCCAAAGCCTGCATTAAAGAATCCCTCCGACTGTTTCCCGTCGCCATTGGTACTCTTAGAACCGTGCCAACGGATGTTTGCTTAGGAGGATACAAAATACCAAAAGGG TACGACGTTTTGCTTGTTCACGAGTTGCTCACGTTGGAGCCTACGCAGTTTCCGCGACCGGAGGAGTACATTCCCGAGAGATGGTTGCGGGGCAACACGAAGTTTCCATCAGCCAAGGAGGCGCATCCCTTCTCGTATATGCCTTTCGGATTCGGCCCTCGCACCTGCATCGGCCGACGATTCTCCGAAATGGAGGTCGAGACGCTGGTCCTGACA GTCATACGAAATTTCCGGATCGAATGGCATCACGGACCGTTCGAGTACGAAAGCCGATTTATAAATACAGTGTCGACGCCGATGCGACTCAAACTTGTCGATTTGTAG
- the LOC105671990 gene encoding probable cytochrome P450 12a5, mitochondrial isoform X2, with amino-acid sequence MGDATSREVDRDSDRTRRNQRDQRFAKRAIGQRYSRPESVACAWQLVQIHTVYRATTLIGVNDAGEYGNANMITRLRMLREQYGNIVKLDGLLNSRSTVFLFSPELCEKMYRNEGTWPLRQSMECMHYYRTSRKDIYGEMYGLPTSQGKIWHNFRSKVNPYMMQPRMVQAHIAPISKVTSDFVERMRTLKDPKTLELPDNFLNELYKWALESICLIAMNCRLGCLRPNLTADSEPQIMINCVHDMFDLIYRLEILPSLWKVYNTRNLRKFFRVMDTFNEIIGKHIERAETKLRETTDGTDLQDHSVLEKLLRIDKQTAHIMALDMLTGGVDTTGNMAAGLLYYLATNPEKQEKLREEVMSVLPDKTSPVTHNVLSQTKYAKACIKESLRLFPVAIGTLRTVPTDVCLGGYKIPKGYDVLLVHELLTLEPTQFPRPEEYIPERWLRGNTKFPSAKEAHPFSYMPFGFGPRTCIGRRFSEMEVETLVLTVIRNFRIEWHHGPFEYESRFINTVSTPMRLKLVDL; translated from the exons ATGGGAGATGCTACGTCGCGCGAGGTCGATCGCGACTCCGATCGAACACGGCGAAACCAACGCGACCAACGATTTGCAAAACGCGCGATCGGTCAACGATATTCCCGGCCCGAAAGCGTTGCCTGTGCTTGGCAATTGGTTCAGATTCATACCGTATATAG AGCGACTACACTCATTGGCGTAAATGATGCAGGTGAATATGGCAATGCGAATATGATAACGCGATTGCGGATGCTGCGTGAACAGTATGGCAATATCGTTAAATTGGACGGCTTATTGAATTCCCGATCAACCGTCTTTCTATTCTCCCCGGAACTATGCGAAAAGATGTATCGGAACGAAGGCACGTGGCCACTACGACAGAGCATGGAATGCATGCATTACTATCGCACCAGCAGGAAGGATATCTACGGCGAAATGTACGGACTTCCAACAAG CCAGGGTAAAATATGGCACAACTTTCGCTCCAAAGTCAATCCGTACATGATGCAACCGCGAATGGTTCAAGCGCACATCGCACCGATCAGCAAAGTGACCAGCGACTTCGTGGAAAGGATGCGTACATTGAAGGACCCCAAGACGCTAGAATTGCCGGATAATTTCCTGAACGAATTATACAAGTGGGCCTTGGAAT CAATATGTTTGATCGCGATGAATTGCCGACTGGGGTGCCTAAGGCCTAATCTAACCGCGGACTCGGAACcgcaaataatgattaattgcGTGCACGACATGTTCGATCTCATATACCGTTTGGAGATCCTACCGTCTCTGTGGAAGGTGTACAATACGCGGAATCTCAGGAAGTTCTTCCGTGTGATGGATACGTTTAATGA AATCATCGGTAAACACATCGAGCGCGCCGAGACGAAGCTACGTGAAACAACGGACGGCACGGACCTGCAGGACCACAGTGTATTGGAAAAGCTCTTGCGTATCGACAAGCAAACGGCTCACATAATGGCGCTAGATATGCTAACGGGAGGTGTTGATACG ACCGGTAACATGGCCGCCGGCTTATTGTATTACCTCGCAACTAATCCAGAGAAACAGGAAAAACTGCGAGAGGAAGTGATGTCCGTGTTGCCGGACAAAACGTCGCCTGTTACGCATAATGTCTTAAGTCAGACGAAATACGCCAAAGCCTGCATTAAAGAATCCCTCCGACTGTTTCCCGTCGCCATTGGTACTCTTAGAACCGTGCCAACGGATGTTTGCTTAGGAGGATACAAAATACCAAAAGGG TACGACGTTTTGCTTGTTCACGAGTTGCTCACGTTGGAGCCTACGCAGTTTCCGCGACCGGAGGAGTACATTCCCGAGAGATGGTTGCGGGGCAACACGAAGTTTCCATCAGCCAAGGAGGCGCATCCCTTCTCGTATATGCCTTTCGGATTCGGCCCTCGCACCTGCATCGGCCGACGATTCTCCGAAATGGAGGTCGAGACGCTGGTCCTGACA GTCATACGAAATTTCCGGATCGAATGGCATCACGGACCGTTCGAGTACGAAAGCCGATTTATAAATACAGTGTCGACGCCGATGCGACTCAAACTTGTCGATTTGTAG
- the LOC105671968 gene encoding activator of 90 kDa heat shock protein ATPase homolog 1 — protein sequence MAKWGEGDPRWIVEERPDATNVNNWHWTEKNACAWSQEKLKELLVNLKIEGDGISCKIEEMEKCEGEAVANNRKGKLIFFYEWNIVLKWTSNDKSSKKIEGKINIPNLSEENDISEVDIEVTLKDSTDEGENVKQFLHTKGKDILREKLIKYVSCLKEEFTKGMILPKKDNVKENISNITSGFNIKMQMNATVAPTNNKAAECKISTTTIKQQIKFQCRAEEFYNVFSSTEMVQAFTKNPVKLEAKKNGQFELFGGNIHGEFVEIAPTKIVQKWRCKQWPSGHFSDVTIDINEKNDHTEVNLTQTGVPLSEEASTKENWDRYYWDPIKRTFGFGYFM from the exons ATGGCAAAATGGGGCGAAGGTGATCCACGCTGGATTGTGGAAGAGAGGCCTGATGCCACCAATGTTAATAATTGGCACTg gaCGGAGAAGAATGCTTGTGCATGGTCACAAGAAAAACTAAAGGAATTAttggtaaatttaaaaattgaaggaGATGGAA TATCAtgtaaaatagaagaaatgGAAAAATGCGAAGGCGAAGCGGTAGCAAATAATAGAAAAGGCaaacttattttcttttacgaaTGGAATATCGTGCTTAAATGGACATCAAACGATAaatcaagtaaaaaaattgaggGAAAGATTAATATCCCTAATCTTTCTGAAGAGAATGACATCAGTGAAGTAGAT ATTGAAGTTACATTGAAAGATAGTACGGATGAAGGGGagaatgtaaaacaatttttgcatACAAAGGGAAAGGATATACTGagagaaaaattgataaaatatgtatcttGCCTAAAGGAAG AATTTACGAAAGGAATGATACTTCCTAAGAAGGACAAcgtaaaggaaaatatttcgaatataacATCCGGTTTCAATATTAAG ATGCAAATGAATGCTACAGTAGCACCAACGAATAATAAAGCAGCAGAATGTAAGATCTCAACCACTACCATTAAGCAGCAGATAAAGTTCCAATGCAGAGCAGaagaattttacaacgttTTCTCCTCAACTGag ATGGTACAAGCCTTTACGAAAAATCCGGTAAAATTGGAAGCGAAGAAAAATGGTCAGTTCGAGCTGTTTGGCGGCAATATTCACGGTGAATTCGTGGAGATTGCGCCAACAAAGATCGTTCAGAAATGGCGTTGTAAACAGTGGCCATCTGGACACTTTAGCGACGTAACGATCGATATCAACGAGAAGAACGACCATACCGAGGTCAATTTAACGCAAACTGGTGTCCCACTTAG CGAGGAGGCCTCCACGAAGGAGAATTGGGACAGGTATTACTGGGACCCCATAAAGCGCACATTCGGCTTCGGATACTTCATGTGA
- the Septin4 gene encoding septin-2 isoform X1 — MLLFILHAPCTPGSAYNLFSVRAPECIRRSTGNLLIAGRQCASASRPAEQKHSRAALGLSAFARRVRRPLCYARRHAEASLDAAIMSGDRDYIGFATLPEQVHRKSVKRGFEFTLMVLGETGLGKSTLINSLFLGDLYKDRRIPDAAERVAKTTSIEKKTMDIEERGVRLRLTIVDTPGFGDAVNCEDTWKACSAYIDEQFRQYFTDESGLNRKNIQDNRVHCCLYFIPPYGHGLRQLDLEVLRRLHRKVNVVPVIAKADTLTTHEVKKLKERILADIEEHEIQIYQFPDCDSDEDEEFKQQDKELKACIPFAVVGSSTVLEVAGRKVRGRQYPWGVVEVENPKHSDFVKLRTMLISTHMQDLKDVTQDVHYENFRAQCISQISQQAIRERRYLRIKLKRDSGPHFENSISDTDRLLLQKDEEIRRMQDILAQMQEKLKATGQVGGGGGLRGRVGSLGNDLDSADVEKKRNSIIDV, encoded by the exons ATGTTGCTATTTATTCTACACGCGCCGTGCACGCCCGGCTCGGCTTATAACCTCTTCAGCGTGCGCGCCCCGGAGTGCATTCGTAGGAGCACGGGCAACTTATTGATCGCCGGTCGACAGTGCGCCAGCGCAAGTCGACCGGCCGAACAGAAGCATTCACGAGCCGCCCTCGGCCTTAGTGCGTTTGCCCGACGTGTCCGGCGGCCGCTGTGTTATGCTCGTCGTCACGCCGAAGCGTCCTTAGATGCTGCCATTATGTCCGGTG ACAGGGATTATATCGGCTTCGCGACACTGCCGGAGCAAGTGCACCGAAAATCGGTGAAGAGGGGGTTCGAGTTCACCCTGATGGTATTGGGTGAGACCGGTCTTGGCAAGTCGACGCTGATAAATAGCCTCTTCCTCGGGGACCTGTACAAAGACCGGCGAATCCCGGATGCGGCAG AACGCGTGGCTAAGACCACCTCTATCGAGAAGAAGACAATGGATATAGAAGAGCGCGGCGTTCGGCTCCGCTTAACGATCGTAGACACGCCAG GATTCGGCGATGCAGTAAATTGTGAGGATACATGGAAGGCATGCTCGGCTTACATCGACGAGCAGTTTCGTCAATATTTCACGGACGAAAGCGGATTAAATAGGAAAAATATCCAAGACAATAGAGTACACTGTTGCCTATACTTTATACCACCGTACGGACACGG CCTCCGACAACTTGATCTCGAGGTATTAAGGCGTTTACATCGAAAAGTTAATGTCGTTCCTGTGATAGCGAAGGCAGATACTTTAACTACTCACGAGGTGAAAAAGCTGAAGGAACGCATTTTGGCAGATATCGAAGAACACGAAATCCAG ATATACCAATTCCCGGATTGCGACAGCGACGAGGACGAGGAGTTCAAGCAGCAAGATAAGGAGTTGAAAGCCTGTATACCGTTCGCGGTCGTCGGAAGTTCGACGGTGCTGGAGGTTGCCGGGAGAAAAGTTCGCGGCCGGCAATATCCGTGGGGCGTAGTGGAAG TCGAGAACCCGAAGCACAGTGACTTCGTCAAACTAAGGACGATGCTAATATCGACGCACATGCAGGATCTAAAGGACGTTACGCAAGACGTTCACTACGAGAATTTTCGAGCCCAAtgtatttcacaaatttcGCAGCAAGCGATCCGGGAACGGAGGTATTTAcgcat taAACTAAAAAGAGATTCTGGACCACATTTCGAGAACAGTATTTCTGACACGGACAGACTCCTTTTGCAGAAGGACGAAGAG ATACGAAGGATGCAAGATATCCTGGCGCAAATGCAAGAAAAGCTCAAAGCAACCGGTCAAGTCGGCGGTGGTGGCGGATTGAGAGGCCGTGTGGGCAGTCTCGGCAATGATTTGGATTCCGCGGATGTGGAAAAAAAACGGAACAGTATTATAGACGTGTGA
- the LOC105672040 gene encoding pro-resilin isoform X1 — MTQLKGELLIQLIVICWAILLAMVLVGVRNEPQGPAYLPPSSRPAGGGGGGGGGHPDEWAGDPANYEFSYEVQDAAAGLDFGHREMRKDMEATGTYHVLLPDGRTQIVDYVADQDGYRPMVRYEGTASYPAPGPAGPAQEEGYRY, encoded by the exons aTGACGCAATTGAAAGGAGAACTATTAATTCAACTTATTGTTATCTGTTGG GCGATACTATTAGCGATGGTCTTGGTAGGAGTTCGAAACGAACCGCAAGGTCCAGCCTATCTTCCACCCAGTTCTCGACCTGCTGGTGGAGGTGGAGGTGGAGGTGGAGGTCATCCGGATGAATGGGCCGGT gaTCCGGCGAACTACGAGTTCTCGTACGAGGTTCAGGACGCGGCAGCGGGTCTGGATTTTGGCCATCGCGAGATGAGAAAGGATATGGAGGCTACCGGGACTTACCACGTATTGTTACCGGACGGCAGGACCCAGATCGTTGACTACGTCGCCGATCAAGACGGATATCGGCCGATGGTGCGGTACGAGGGAACCGCCAGTTATCCTGCGCCAGGACCAGCAGGACCTGCACAAGAGGAGGGCTACAGATATTAG
- the fbp gene encoding fructose-1,6-bisphosphatase 1, giving the protein MTSNNTIMDSDCMTLTRFVLAEQRKVPTASGDLTQLLNSIQTAVKAVSSAVRKAGIANMYGIAGNTNVQGEEVKKLDVLSNELFINMLTSSYTTCVLVSEENQHAIEVETEKSGKYIVCFDPLDGSSNIDCLVSVGSIFGIYKKAERSGESAVQAALQPGRNLIAAGYALYGSATMIVLSIGGGVNGFTYDPAIGEFILTERNMRMPDRGNIYSINEGNESTWDSSIKEYIHSKKYPATGKPYSARYVGSMVADVHRTIKYGGIFLYPASKSNPNGKLRLLYECVPMAFIIKEAGGLATNGKIDILDIVPESIHQRSPIFLGSKDDVNDVLACIKNKTDR; this is encoded by the exons ATGACGTCGAACAACACGATCATGGACTCGGACTGTATGACGCTGACGAGATTTGTGCTAGCGGAGCAGCGCAAAGTGCCAACTGCGAGCGGCGATCTCACGCAGCTCTTAAATAGCATACAAACAGCCGTGAAGGCCGTCAGCTCGGCCGTAAGAAAGGCCGGTATCGCTAATAT GTACGGCATCGCCGGCAATACCAACGTACAGGGTGAGGAAGTCAAGAAGCTGGACGTCCTGAGCAACGAGCTCTTCATCAACATGCTGACGTCCTCTTACACCACGTGCGTGCTCGTAAGCGAGGAGAATCAGCACGCGATCGAGGTGGAGACGGAGAAGAGCGGCAAGTACATCGTGTGTTTCGATCCATTGGACGGCTCGTCCAACATCGATTGCCTGGTCTCGGTGGGCTCGATCTTCGGAATTTACAAAAAAGCCGAACGATCCGGAGAATCCGCGGTTCAGGCCGCCCTGCAGCCTGGACGAAACCTGATCGCGGCCGGATACGCTCTTTACGGCTCGGCGACCATGATAGTGCTCTCGATCGGCGGCGGCGTTAATGGATTCACGTATGACCCGGCCATCGGAGAATTTATACTGACCGAGAGGAACATGCGTATGCCCGACAGAGGGAATATATATAg taTTAACGAAGGTAACGAGAGCACATGGGACTCGTCTATTAAGGAATATATACACTCCAAGAAATATCCCGCTACCGGGAAGCCCTACAGCGCTAGATATGTGGGCTCCATGGTCGCCGATGTGCACCGAACGATTAAATACGGCGGCATCTTCTTGTATCCTGCGAGCAAGAGCAATCCCAACGGCAAG CTGCGACTTTTATACGAGTGCGTGCCAATGGCTTTCATTATCAAGGAAGCCGGTGGTCTGGCAACAAACGGAAAAATTGATATTCTGGACATCGTTCCGGAGAGCATTCATCAGAGATCGCCCATTTTCTTGGGCTCCAAGGATGACGTCAACGACGTACTGgcgtgtataaaaaataaaaccgaTCGGTGA
- the Septin4 gene encoding septin-2 isoform X2 — translation MLLFILHAPCTPGSAYNLFSVRAPECIRRSTGNLLIAGRQCASASRPAEQKHSRAALGLSAFARRVRRPLCYARRHAEASLDAAIMSGDRDYIGFATLPEQVHRKSVKRGFEFTLMVLGETGLGKSTLINSLFLGDLYKDRRIPDAAERVAKTTSIEKKTMDIEERGVRLRLTIVDTPGFGDAVNCEDTWKACSAYIDEQFRQYFTDESGLNRKNIQDNRVHCCLYFIPPYGHGLRQLDLEVLRRLHRKVNVVPVIAKADTLTTHEVKKLKERILADIEEHEIQIYQFPDCDSDEDEEFKQQDKELKACIPFAVVGSSTVLEVAGRKVRGRQYPWGVVEVENPKHSDFVKLRTMLISTHMQDLKDVTQDVHYENFRAQCISQISQQAIRERSKLKRDSGPHFENSISDTDRLLLQKDEEIRRMQDILAQMQEKLKATGQVGGGGGLRGRVGSLGNDLDSADVEKKRNSIIDV, via the exons ATGTTGCTATTTATTCTACACGCGCCGTGCACGCCCGGCTCGGCTTATAACCTCTTCAGCGTGCGCGCCCCGGAGTGCATTCGTAGGAGCACGGGCAACTTATTGATCGCCGGTCGACAGTGCGCCAGCGCAAGTCGACCGGCCGAACAGAAGCATTCACGAGCCGCCCTCGGCCTTAGTGCGTTTGCCCGACGTGTCCGGCGGCCGCTGTGTTATGCTCGTCGTCACGCCGAAGCGTCCTTAGATGCTGCCATTATGTCCGGTG ACAGGGATTATATCGGCTTCGCGACACTGCCGGAGCAAGTGCACCGAAAATCGGTGAAGAGGGGGTTCGAGTTCACCCTGATGGTATTGGGTGAGACCGGTCTTGGCAAGTCGACGCTGATAAATAGCCTCTTCCTCGGGGACCTGTACAAAGACCGGCGAATCCCGGATGCGGCAG AACGCGTGGCTAAGACCACCTCTATCGAGAAGAAGACAATGGATATAGAAGAGCGCGGCGTTCGGCTCCGCTTAACGATCGTAGACACGCCAG GATTCGGCGATGCAGTAAATTGTGAGGATACATGGAAGGCATGCTCGGCTTACATCGACGAGCAGTTTCGTCAATATTTCACGGACGAAAGCGGATTAAATAGGAAAAATATCCAAGACAATAGAGTACACTGTTGCCTATACTTTATACCACCGTACGGACACGG CCTCCGACAACTTGATCTCGAGGTATTAAGGCGTTTACATCGAAAAGTTAATGTCGTTCCTGTGATAGCGAAGGCAGATACTTTAACTACTCACGAGGTGAAAAAGCTGAAGGAACGCATTTTGGCAGATATCGAAGAACACGAAATCCAG ATATACCAATTCCCGGATTGCGACAGCGACGAGGACGAGGAGTTCAAGCAGCAAGATAAGGAGTTGAAAGCCTGTATACCGTTCGCGGTCGTCGGAAGTTCGACGGTGCTGGAGGTTGCCGGGAGAAAAGTTCGCGGCCGGCAATATCCGTGGGGCGTAGTGGAAG TCGAGAACCCGAAGCACAGTGACTTCGTCAAACTAAGGACGATGCTAATATCGACGCACATGCAGGATCTAAAGGACGTTACGCAAGACGTTCACTACGAGAATTTTCGAGCCCAAtgtatttcacaaatttcGCAGCAAGCGATCCGGGAACGGAG taAACTAAAAAGAGATTCTGGACCACATTTCGAGAACAGTATTTCTGACACGGACAGACTCCTTTTGCAGAAGGACGAAGAG ATACGAAGGATGCAAGATATCCTGGCGCAAATGCAAGAAAAGCTCAAAGCAACCGGTCAAGTCGGCGGTGGTGGCGGATTGAGAGGCCGTGTGGGCAGTCTCGGCAATGATTTGGATTCCGCGGATGTGGAAAAAAAACGGAACAGTATTATAGACGTGTGA
- the LOC105672040 gene encoding pro-resilin isoform X2: MIRKAILLAMVLVGVRNEPQGPAYLPPSSRPAGGGGGGGGGHPDEWAGDPANYEFSYEVQDAAAGLDFGHREMRKDMEATGTYHVLLPDGRTQIVDYVADQDGYRPMVRYEGTASYPAPGPAGPAQEEGYRY; the protein is encoded by the exons ATGATTCGGAAG GCGATACTATTAGCGATGGTCTTGGTAGGAGTTCGAAACGAACCGCAAGGTCCAGCCTATCTTCCACCCAGTTCTCGACCTGCTGGTGGAGGTGGAGGTGGAGGTGGAGGTCATCCGGATGAATGGGCCGGT gaTCCGGCGAACTACGAGTTCTCGTACGAGGTTCAGGACGCGGCAGCGGGTCTGGATTTTGGCCATCGCGAGATGAGAAAGGATATGGAGGCTACCGGGACTTACCACGTATTGTTACCGGACGGCAGGACCCAGATCGTTGACTACGTCGCCGATCAAGACGGATATCGGCCGATGGTGCGGTACGAGGGAACCGCCAGTTATCCTGCGCCAGGACCAGCAGGACCTGCACAAGAGGAGGGCTACAGATATTAG